In one window of Mercurialis annua linkage group LG4, ddMerAnnu1.2, whole genome shotgun sequence DNA:
- the LOC126677335 gene encoding uncharacterized protein LOC126677335 — protein sequence MAMPLDMTIWMMKMVWVALSGWVSSCLAVADELAASLRTGDIGPFHVG from the coding sequence ATGGCAATGCCGCTGGACATGACCATATGGATGATGAAGATGGTGTGGGTAGCACTTAGTGGCTGGGTGTCTTCTTGTTTGGCTGTTGCTGATGAGCTTGCCGCCTCTCTCAGAACCGGTGATATTGGCCCTTTTCATGTTGGCTGA
- the LOC126677333 gene encoding pentatricopeptide repeat-containing protein At2g35030, mitochondrial gives MQSFLRVSVALSYSRRASKITQVFNLKVLSFSVNHSTLTPRISLPDRDYSVNSEVARSNSLVTRLCREGNINEARHMFDKMLERDVVTWTAVITGYIKCGLIAEARRLFDRTDAIKNVVTWTAMVSGYMRLNRISEAERLFEAMPMRNVVSWNTMIVGYCQNRKVGKALEMFERMPERNVVSWNTVITALSQCGQVDEAKRLFDEMPKRDVISWTAMVAGLARNSRVDDAREIFDRMPEKNVVSWNAMVTGYAKNMRLVEAFELFEKMPERDLPSWNTMITGFIQNHELKQARKLFNHMPEKNVVSWTTMITGYVQEGESEAALKIFMEMVRDGRAKPNEGTFVNVLGACSDSASLGEGQQVHQMISKTVYQDMPFVISALISMYSKCGELDMARKMFNDGVTSQRDLVSWNGMVAAYAHHGNGMEAIKLFNEMKGLGFKPDDVSYVGLLSACSHAGLVEEGLSYFEELTKDKSIQVREDHYTCLIDLCGRAGRLREALDLVKQLGIKSSSSIWAALLAGCNVHGDLKIGKLAAQELSKKEPENAGSYMLLSSIYASSGKWKEAARVRSEMNEKGLKKQPGCSWIEIENRVHVFLARDKSHSQSNLIYSLLNILHAKMKKIGSESHFDFLDDQDFSVS, from the coding sequence ATGCAATCCTTTTTACGAGTATCCGTTGCATTATCATATTCTAGGAGAGCCAGCAAAATTACTCAAGTATTCAATCTCAAGGTTCTCTCTTTTTCAGTAAATCATTCAACCCTCACTCCCAGAATTTCATTGCCTGATAGAGATTATAGTGTAAATTCGGAAGTTGCAAGGTCCAATTCGCTTGTAACGAGACTTTGCCGAGAAGGGAACATCAATGAAGCACGACACATGTTCGATAAAATGCTTGAGAGAGATGTGGTTACTTGGACAGCTGTGATTACCGGATACATCAAATGTGGTTTGATTGCTGAAGCAAGAAGATTATTTGACAGAACTGATGCGATTAAAAACGTGGTCACTTGGACTGCCATGGTTAGTGGATACATGAGACTGAATCGGATATCGGAAGCTGAAAGGTTATTCGAGGCTATGCCGATGAGAAATGTTGTTTCGTGGAACACAATGATTGTTGGGTATTGCCAAAATAGGAAAGTAGGTAAGGCACTTGAGATGTTTGAGAGAATGCCTGAGAGGAACGTGGTTTCGTGGAACACTGTGATCACTGCATTGTCACAATGTGGGCAAGTTGATGAGGCGAAGAGATTGTTTGATGAAATGCCTAAGAGAGATGTGATTTCATGGACAGCAATGGTTGCAGGACTGGCCAGAAACAGTAGGGTTGATGATGCCAGGGAGATTTTCGATAGGATGCCAGAGAAGAATGTTGTGTCGTGGAATGCGATGGTTACTGGGTATGCAAAGAACATGAGGCTGGTCGAGGCTTTTGAGTTGTTTGAGAAAATGCCGGAAAGAGATCTGCCCTCATGGAATACGATGATCACAGGTTTTATTCAGAATCATGAGCTTAAGCAGGCAAGAAAGTTGTTCAACCATATGCCTGAGAAAAATGTTGTATCCTGGACTACAATGATTACAGGGTACGTCCAAGAGGGGGAGAGCGAGGCAGCATTGAAGATCTTTATGGAAATGGTAAGAGATGGTAGAGCGAAGCCTAATGAGGGAACTTTTGTGAATGTTTTGGGAGCTTGCAGCGACTCGGCCAGTCTTGGTGAAGGACAACAAGTTCATCAAATGATAAGTAAAACAGTTTATCAGGATATGCCATTTGTTATATCCGCGCTCATAAGTATGTACTCAAAATGTGGGGAGTTGGATATGGCAAGGAAGATGTTCAATGATGGAGTTACAAGCCAGAGAGATTTGGTTTCTTGGAATGGTATGGTTGCAGCATATGCACACCATGGTAACGGAATGGAAgcgataaaattatttaatgaaatGAAAGGTCTAGGGTTTAAACCCGACGATGTTAGCTATGTGGGGTTACTATCTGCATGTAGTCATGCTGGTTTGGTTGAGGAAGGACTATCATACTTCGAAGAACTTACAAAAGATAAAAGCATACAAGTAAGAGAGGATCATTACACATGTTTGATAGATTTATGCGGTCGAGCAGGGAGGCTCAGGGAGgctttagatttagttaaacaGCTAGGGATCAAGTCATCATCGTCCATTTGGGCAGCTCTTCTAGCCGGATGTAATGTTCACGGGGATCTGAAAATCGGAAAGCTCGCTGCACAAGAGCTGTCAAAGAAAGAGCCAGAAAATGCAGGCAGCTATATGCTATTATCGAGCATATACGCTTCTAGCGGGAAATGGAAAGAAGCTGCGAGAGTGAGGTCGGAAATGAACGAGAAGGGATTAAAGAAGCAGCCTGGTTGCAGTTGGATTGAAATTGAGAACAGGGTTCATGTATTCTTAGCTCGAGACAAATCTCATAGTCAGTCTAATCTTATCTATTCTTTACTTAATATACTTCAtgccaaaatgaaaaagattggATCCGAATCACATTTTGATTTCTTAGACGATCAGGATTTTTCTGTGAGTTGA
- the LOC126677334 gene encoding DNA-directed RNA polymerase V subunit 5A produces MDQNGGETTQAEGFGRCLSSYADDENAHDIHRYYLSRRSALEMLKDRGYSVPASEIDLSLPEFKALHGLNPDIDRLQFSATHASDPNKRMLIMFSGPGVIKVGTVRLIAGQIANKDTLTGLVLILENQITNQALKAMDLFKFKVEMFQITDLLINITKHVLKPKHQVLTDEEKKKILKDYCIEEKQLPRILRRDAIARYYGLEKGQVVKVTYSGDITESHVTYRCVW; encoded by the exons ATGGACCAAAATGGAGGTGAAACCACTCAGGCTGAAGGATTTGGGAGGTGCTTAAGCAGCTATGCAGATGATGAGAACGCTCATGATATTCACAGATACTATCTTTCAAGAAGAAGTGCTCTTGAGATGCTAAAAGATAGAGGATATTCTGTTCCTGCTTCTGAAATTGATCTCTCTCTCCCTGAGTTTAAGGCTCTCCATGGTCTCAATCCTGATATTGATCGCTTACAATTCTCAGCTACTCATGCGTCTGATCCTAATAAAAGG ATGCTGATTATGTTTAGCGGGCCTGGTGTTATTAAAGTTGGTACTGTTCGTCTCATTGCTGGTCAGATTGCTAACAAAGATACTTTAACTGGTCTCGTATTAATTTTGGAAAACCAAATAACGAACCAAGCTCTGAAAGCTATGGatctttttaagtttaaggtTGAGATGTTCCAg ATTACCGACTTGCTTATCAATATCACAAAGCATGTTCTAAAACCAAAGCATCAGGTTCTGACTGatgaggaaaagaaaaagattttaaaagattACTGCATCGAAGAAAAGCAG CTTCCTCGAATCCTGAGAAGAGATGCAATTGCGCGATATTATGGGCTAGAGAAGGGACAAGTGGTAAAGGTGACCTACTCTGGTGATATTACGGAGTCGCATGTTACTTACCGTTGTGTCTGGTAA
- the LOC126679350 gene encoding uncharacterized protein At5g39865, whose translation MGCSASRPGTLDTNNNNYHPEETNLPFASPSFNKSSSSSPLTSQNSSALPVRRALSLQTPLVHHPPSRKGDSHHLVSLTSTTYGSLLHINEEPTISKLASPPPKYTNKTLITGNSGESLGFSPDSVINTWELMDGLDDNESFDFQKGPSFENVDVITSKCSSFQHLGIENSVKKVQDENIVDSMKSEGLVIEKLVSKSKPLWKHLSEESFLSNMDPNVVSSYRRALSSRQLGYTKDSPKTIRSVGSSPMSFYSSAHKNGFFLHDDSGKDEKIVVYFTSLRGIRKTYEDCCAVRMIFRGFRVAVDEKDISMDSSYRKELQSMVKGKAMSLPQVFIRGEHIGGVEEIKQLNEAGELPKLLEGFAVRDLRLVCDNCGDARFVPCPNCNGSRKVFDVEQEQLKRCVHCNENGLIRCPGCCS comes from the coding sequence ATGGGTTGTTCTGCTTCAAGACCTGGTACACTTGACACTAACAACAATAATTACCACCCTGAAGAAACAAATTTGCCATTTGCCTCACCTTCTTTTAACaaatcttcatcttcttcaccaTTGACTTCACAAAATTCTTCTGCATTACCAGTTAGAAGAGCACTCTCACTTCAAACTCCTCTAGTTCACCACCCTCCTTCAAGAAAAGGTGACTCTCACCATCTTGTTTCACTCACTTCCACCACTTATGGCTCTCTTCTCCACATTAATGAAGAGCCCACAATCTCCAAATTGGCATCACCACCACCAAAGTACACTAACAAAACCCTAATCACAGGTAATTCAGGTGAGTCTCTTGGTTTTTCTCCTGATTCTGTTATCAACACTTGGGAACTCATGGATGGTTTGGATGATAATGAGTCCTTTGATTTTCAAAAGGGCCCATCTTTTGAAAATGTTGATGTTATAACCTCAAAATGTAGCTCATTTCAGCATCTGGGTATTGAAAATTCTGTTAAAAAAGTTCAAGATGAGAACATTGTTGATTCTATGAAATCAGAAGGTCTTGTTATAGAGAAGTTAGTTTCAAAGTCTAAGCCTTTGTGGAAGCATTTGTCTGAGGAGTCATTTTTATCTAATATGGATCCTAATGTTGTGTCTAGTTACAGGCGTGCATTGTCATCAAGACAGTTAGGTTATACTAAAGACTCCCCGAAAACTATAAGATCAGTAGGTTCGAGTCCGATGAGTTTTTATTCGTCGGCTCATAAAAATGGCTTCTTTTTGCACGATGATAGCGGTAAAGATGAGAAAATAGTTGTGTATTTTACGAGTTTGAGAGGGATTAGAAAGACTTATGAGGATTGTTGTGCGGTAAGAATGATATTCAGGGGATTTCGAGTTGCGGTTGACGAAAAAGATATTTCGATGGATTCGTCGTATAGAAAGGAATTGCAGAGCATGGTTAAAGGGAAGGCAATGAGCTTGCCACAAGTGTTCATAAGAGGAGAACATATTGGTGGAGTTGAAGAGATTAAGCAGCTGAATGAAGCTGGTGAATTGCCAAAGCTATTAGAAGGGTTTGCAGTGAGAGATCTTAGATTGGTATGTGACAATTGCGGAGATGCAAGGTTCGTGCCATGTCCGAATTGCAACGGTAGTAGGAAAGTGTTTGATGTGGAGCAAGAACAGCTTAAAAGATGTGTCCATTGCAATGAAAATGGATTGATTCGTTGCCCTGGTTGCTGCTCATAG